A genomic window from Candidatus Kouleothrix ribensis includes:
- a CDS encoding FHA domain-containing protein: MAKALVLRAITGAQAGKRHTLTARASTVGTAATNDLVLHDRLLSPRHLEIRQVLERWFVVPLVAGSQGVALNGMPVAGQSRVNPGDTLTLGSVTYAVEVEDVIEQEVGVAVRGTNNSVPRLGEYFIRRGILSRDQVIKVAERQSKLNHDGMRLQFGQVAYEMGFITRSQLDMALADQRSDFNDRFY, encoded by the coding sequence ATGGCTAAAGCACTAGTGCTGCGCGCGATCACCGGCGCACAGGCCGGCAAGCGCCACACACTAACCGCGCGCGCCAGCACGGTAGGCACCGCTGCAACCAACGATCTGGTGTTGCACGATCGGTTGTTAAGCCCGAGGCACCTCGAGATTCGGCAGGTGCTCGAGCGCTGGTTTGTCGTGCCACTGGTCGCCGGTAGCCAGGGGGTTGCGCTCAACGGCATGCCGGTAGCCGGCCAGAGCCGGGTCAACCCCGGCGATACGCTGACGCTCGGCAGTGTCACGTACGCGGTTGAGGTTGAGGATGTGATCGAGCAAGAGGTGGGCGTGGCGGTGCGTGGCACGAACAACAGCGTGCCGCGGCTGGGCGAATACTTCATCCGGCGCGGCATTCTCAGCCGCGATCAGGTTATCAAGGTGGCCGAGCGCCAGAGCAAGCTCAACCACGATGGCATGCGCCTGCAATTTGGCCAGGTGGCCTACGAAATGGGCTTCATCACGCGCTCGCAGCTCGATATGGCCCTGGCCGACCAGCGCTCGGATTTCAACGACAGGTTCTACTAG
- a CDS encoding type III polyketide synthase yields the protein MPVIRSVATALPPYALEQARIRDLARAHFAPAFPEIDRYMSVFRHAQIDTRYFAAPLEWFATPRSFKQCNDLFITAATELGAAAAGACLSAAGYTADAIDHLIWVSTTGMAAPSPDAMLINRLGMGRHTRRTPIWGLGCAGGVAGLARAYEYTRAFPDQRVLLLSVELCSVTFQWGDRSKRNLIAASLFADGAAAVLVDGDAASTGRPDAGLQIIGTQSTLWPGTTEIMGWDMVDTGMQVVFSSRIPQIVQTLMRENVAEFLAQHKLTIDDIDHWVLHPGGAKVVGAYESALAIDRERLSHTRAVLRDYGNMSSATVFFVLDAFLKAGAPGPGEYGVLAVLGPGFSCELALVRG from the coding sequence ATGCCTGTTATTCGCTCGGTAGCCACCGCGCTGCCGCCATACGCGCTGGAACAAGCGCGCATCCGCGATCTCGCGCGCGCGCACTTCGCGCCGGCGTTCCCCGAAATCGACCGCTACATGTCGGTGTTTCGGCATGCACAGATCGACACACGCTACTTCGCGGCTCCGCTGGAATGGTTCGCAACACCGCGCAGCTTCAAGCAATGCAACGACCTGTTCATCACGGCGGCCACCGAGCTAGGCGCGGCTGCGGCCGGCGCCTGCCTGAGCGCGGCCGGCTACACAGCTGACGCGATCGACCACCTGATCTGGGTCTCGACCACCGGCATGGCCGCGCCCAGCCCCGACGCTATGCTGATCAACCGGCTGGGTATGGGCCGGCACACCCGCCGCACCCCGATCTGGGGGCTGGGCTGCGCCGGCGGTGTGGCCGGGCTGGCGCGCGCCTACGAGTACACGCGCGCGTTTCCCGATCAGCGCGTGCTGCTGCTCTCGGTCGAGCTGTGCAGCGTCACATTTCAGTGGGGCGACCGCTCGAAGCGCAACCTGATCGCGGCCTCGCTGTTTGCCGACGGCGCTGCGGCGGTGCTGGTTGATGGCGACGCGGCCAGCACCGGGCGGCCGGATGCGGGGCTGCAGATCATCGGCACCCAGAGCACACTCTGGCCGGGCACCACCGAGATCATGGGCTGGGATATGGTCGACACTGGCATGCAGGTGGTGTTTTCGTCGCGCATTCCGCAGATTGTGCAGACGCTGATGCGCGAGAATGTGGCCGAGTTCCTGGCACAGCACAAGCTAACGATCGACGACATCGACCACTGGGTGCTGCACCCTGGCGGTGCGAAGGTGGTTGGCGCGTACGAAAGCGCGCTGGCAATCGATCGCGAGCGCCTGAGCCACACCCGCGCGGTGCTACGCGACTATGGCAACATGTCGTCGGCCACAGTCTTCTTCGTGCTCGATGCCTTCTTGAAGGCCGGCGCGCCTGGGCCAGGCGAGTATGGCGTGCTGGCAGTGCTGGGGCCGGGGTTCAGCTGCGAGCTGGCGCTCGTACGCGGGTAG
- the uvrB gene encoding excinuclease ABC subunit UvrB produces MSFRVVAPYHPTGDQPKAIAQLVDGVNKGYKHQTLLGATGTGKTAVMSWIFEQLGRPALVMAHNKTLVSQLYSEFRELLPDSAVELFISYYDVYTPEAYVPSKDLYIEKEAQINEEIDRLRHAATQALLTRNDVLIVASVSAIYGLGSPTDYGQVAIPLRVGEVRNRDKLLRQLIDLQFERNDIDFHRGTFRVRGDTLDIFPANAEIAERVEFWGDEIEKITEFDPLTGEVLVARTAVDIFPAKHFIANTEKLQLAISDISSELTERVAALEAESKPLEAARLKQRTMYDLEMLGEVGYCSGIENYSRHMDRRLPGQTPWTLIDYFPDNFVLFVDESHISLPQIRGMYNGDRSRKQTLVDYGFRLPSALDNRPLKFDEFEQHVHQAIYVSATPGPYELEHSQQIVEQIIRPTGLIDPIIEVRPTKGQIDDLIGEIKRRVDKGQRVLVTTLTKRMAEDLSDYLKEMGVRTQYLHADIETLERVEILRDLRLGVYDVVVGINLLREGLDLPEVSMVAILDADKEGYLRSASSLIQISGRAARHIEGTVIMYADTITASMHAAIQETNRRRAIQEAHNRTHNITPVGISKAVRDLTERVRKVAEERAVYQAGPGGLGELPIPKDELVKLIKELEKQMKQAAKDLEFEKAAALRDQVIELRRTLALEEETIR; encoded by the coding sequence ATGTCGTTTCGGGTCGTTGCCCCCTATCACCCCACCGGCGATCAGCCCAAGGCCATCGCCCAGCTGGTCGATGGCGTAAATAAGGGCTACAAGCATCAGACGCTGCTGGGTGCGACTGGCACAGGCAAGACGGCTGTGATGTCTTGGATCTTCGAGCAGCTCGGGCGCCCGGCGCTGGTAATGGCCCACAACAAGACGCTGGTGTCGCAGCTGTACTCCGAGTTTCGCGAGCTACTGCCCGACTCGGCCGTCGAGCTGTTCATCTCGTACTACGACGTGTATACGCCCGAGGCCTACGTGCCCAGCAAGGATCTCTACATCGAGAAAGAGGCCCAGATCAACGAGGAGATCGACCGGCTGCGCCACGCCGCAACCCAGGCGCTGCTGACGCGCAACGACGTGCTGATCGTCGCGTCGGTCTCGGCGATCTATGGCCTGGGCTCGCCCACCGACTACGGCCAGGTCGCCATCCCCCTGCGTGTCGGCGAGGTGCGCAACCGCGACAAGCTGCTGCGCCAGCTGATCGACCTGCAATTCGAGCGCAACGATATCGACTTCCACCGCGGCACCTTCCGCGTGCGCGGCGACACGCTCGATATCTTCCCGGCCAATGCCGAGATCGCCGAGCGGGTCGAGTTCTGGGGCGACGAGATCGAGAAGATCACCGAGTTCGACCCGCTGACCGGCGAGGTGCTGGTGGCGCGCACGGCCGTAGATATCTTCCCGGCCAAACACTTCATCGCCAATACCGAGAAGCTGCAGCTGGCGATCAGCGATATTTCGAGCGAGCTGACCGAGCGCGTGGCTGCGCTCGAGGCCGAGAGCAAGCCGCTCGAGGCTGCCCGGCTCAAGCAGCGCACCATGTACGATCTTGAGATGCTGGGCGAGGTGGGCTACTGCTCGGGCATCGAGAACTATTCACGGCATATGGATCGGCGCCTGCCTGGCCAGACGCCCTGGACCCTGATCGACTACTTTCCCGACAATTTCGTGCTGTTCGTCGATGAGTCGCATATTAGCCTGCCGCAGATCCGCGGCATGTACAATGGCGACCGCTCGCGCAAGCAGACGCTGGTCGATTATGGCTTCCGGCTGCCCTCGGCACTCGATAACCGGCCGCTCAAATTCGATGAGTTCGAACAGCATGTTCACCAGGCGATCTATGTGTCGGCTACACCTGGCCCGTACGAGCTTGAACACTCGCAGCAGATCGTCGAGCAGATCATCCGCCCGACCGGCCTGATCGACCCGATCATCGAGGTGCGGCCAACCAAGGGCCAGATCGACGACCTGATCGGCGAGATCAAGCGGCGGGTCGATAAAGGCCAGCGTGTGCTGGTGACCACGCTGACCAAGCGTATGGCCGAGGATCTGTCGGATTATCTGAAGGAGATGGGCGTGCGCACGCAGTACCTGCACGCCGACATCGAGACGCTCGAGCGCGTCGAGATCCTGCGCGATCTGCGGCTGGGCGTATACGATGTGGTCGTCGGCATTAACCTGCTGCGCGAGGGCCTCGACCTGCCCGAGGTGTCGATGGTGGCCATCCTCGACGCCGACAAAGAGGGCTATTTGCGCTCGGCCTCGTCGCTGATCCAGATCTCTGGCCGCGCCGCGCGCCATATCGAGGGCACCGTGATCATGTACGCCGACACGATTACCGCCTCGATGCATGCCGCGATCCAGGAGACCAACCGCCGCCGCGCGATCCAGGAGGCCCACAACCGCACGCATAACATCACGCCGGTGGGTATCAGCAAGGCCGTGCGCGACCTGACCGAGCGTGTGCGCAAAGTTGCCGAGGAGCGCGCGGTGTATCAGGCCGGGCCGGGCGGCCTGGGCGAGCTGCCGATCCCGAAGGACGAGCTGGTCAAGCTGATCAAAGAGCTTGAGAAACAGATGAAGCAGGCCGCCAAGGATCTTGAGTTCGAGAAGGCCGCCGCGCTGCGCGACCAGGTGATCGAGCTGCGGCGCACACTGGCGCTCGAGGAAGAGACCATCCGATAA
- a CDS encoding NERD domain-containing protein has translation MAVQIWIGEKPEHPNERRAIVALANGLDRLDGLYLILANFSVGGRNIDLVLIKQDAIFIVELKHCDGKIFGDVNGPWFVESANGERKRLNPGRKNPYNQVISYYYSLINFLNEHRTTFLSAQKAAAVDFRTCKRLVVIAPTIQDGSQVETDWKVELKGLDELPAYLITERSSEINLSEEEMLRIPELLHCTRWSEVNALLAGVLPRWDEPDPGLAAPPRVAAEIAPPELAAPDAAPAPTIWSRGRRVLTTWTGRAAVLMGTLALVLAAVVLAMATRRPLVPIDQPVSGIVSTSQAAGGVDFGGVVAQDSCIWNEFQSVGRRRGAQIGTWENVGVGGNAPALQPEVVVSLEEVDFCKGEIKLLWSVRNNMDDESVALPLTAENIAVSDSLLNDYQIADPKSLPPQISVAPRSKARGTAVIERPANLNAKVLRIKLKQMPFGEATWIVPISGAGK, from the coding sequence GTGGCGGTCCAAATCTGGATCGGCGAGAAGCCGGAACATCCCAACGAGCGACGCGCGATTGTCGCACTCGCCAATGGCCTCGATCGGCTCGATGGCCTGTATCTGATCCTGGCGAATTTCAGCGTGGGTGGCCGTAATATCGACCTGGTGCTGATCAAGCAGGACGCGATCTTTATTGTCGAGCTCAAGCACTGCGACGGCAAGATCTTCGGCGATGTGAATGGCCCGTGGTTCGTCGAGAGCGCCAACGGCGAGCGCAAGCGCCTGAACCCTGGCCGCAAAAACCCGTACAACCAGGTCATCTCATATTACTACAGTCTGATCAACTTCCTCAACGAGCACCGCACCACCTTCCTCTCGGCACAGAAAGCTGCGGCGGTCGATTTTCGCACCTGCAAGCGCCTGGTGGTGATCGCCCCGACGATTCAGGACGGCTCGCAGGTCGAGACCGACTGGAAGGTCGAGCTGAAGGGCCTCGATGAGCTGCCGGCCTACCTCATCACCGAGCGCTCATCCGAGATCAACCTGAGCGAGGAAGAGATGCTCAGGATCCCCGAGCTGCTGCACTGCACGCGCTGGAGCGAGGTGAATGCACTGCTGGCGGGTGTTCTGCCGCGCTGGGACGAGCCCGACCCAGGGCTGGCCGCGCCGCCGCGCGTGGCGGCCGAGATCGCGCCACCCGAGCTTGCGGCCCCGGATGCGGCGCCTGCGCCAACCATCTGGTCGCGCGGGCGGCGTGTGCTCACCACGTGGACGGGGCGAGCCGCCGTGTTGATGGGCACGCTGGCGCTGGTGCTGGCGGCGGTGGTGCTGGCCATGGCAACGCGCCGCCCGCTGGTGCCCATCGACCAGCCGGTCAGCGGGATCGTGAGTACCAGCCAGGCTGCCGGCGGTGTCGACTTTGGCGGCGTAGTTGCGCAAGACAGCTGCATCTGGAACGAGTTCCAATCGGTTGGGCGGCGGCGTGGCGCGCAGATCGGCACCTGGGAGAATGTGGGTGTTGGCGGGAATGCGCCGGCCTTGCAGCCTGAGGTCGTCGTATCGCTTGAAGAGGTCGATTTCTGCAAGGGCGAGATCAAGCTGCTGTGGAGCGTGCGCAACAACATGGACGACGAAAGCGTGGCGCTACCGCTGACTGCCGAGAATATCGCGGTGAGCGACTCGCTGCTGAACGACTACCAGATCGCCGACCCGAAATCGCTGCCGCCGCAGATCAGCGTCGCGCCACGCAGCAAGGCCCGCGGCACTGCGGTGATCGAGCGGCCGGCCAACCTGAACGCCAAGGTGCTGCGGATCAAACTCAAGCAGATGCCCTTTGGCGAAGCTACCTGGATCGTACCGATCAGCGGCGCAGGCAAGTAA